Part of the Burkholderia humptydooensis genome, GACCTCGCGAAGCTGAAGGTCGACCTGATGTCGTTCTCCGCGCACAAGACCTACGGCCCGAAGGGCATCGGTGCGCTGTACGTGCGCCGCAAGCCGCGCGTGCGCATCGAGGCGCAGATGCACGGCGGCGGCCACGAGCGCGGAATGCGCTCGGGCACGCTGCCGACGCACCAGATCGTCGGCATGGGCGAGGCGTTCCGGATCGCGCGCGAAGAAATGGCGACCGAGAACGAGCGTATCCGGATGCTGCGCGACAAGCTGCTGCGCGGCCTGTCGGAAATTGACGAAACCTACGTGAACGGCGATCTCGAGCAACGGATTCCGCACAACCTGAACATCAGCTTCAATTTCGTCGAAGGCGAATCGCTGATCATGGCGATCAAGGACGTCGCGGTGTCGTCGGGCTCCGCGTGCACGTCGGCGTCGCTCGAGCCGTCCTACGTGCTGCGCGCGCTCGGCCGCAACGACGAGCTCGCGCACAGCTCGATCCGCTTCACGGTCGGCCGCTTCACGACGGAGCAGGAAGTCGACTACGTGATCGACCTGCTGAAGAGCAAGATCGCGAAGCTGCGCGACCTGTCGCCGCTTTGGGAGATGCATCAGGAAGGCATCGATCTGTCGACGATCGAATGGGCGGCGCACTGAGCGCAGCGACTTTTTCGCGGGCGACGGCGCGCCGCGCAGACGAAACGAAGCAAGGAGCATGAGTCATGTCTTACAGCAACAAGGTTCTGGATCACTACGAAAATCCGCGTAACGTCGGCTCGTTCGCGAAGGACGACGAAGCGGTGGGCACCGGCATGGTCGGCGCGCCCGCTTGCGGCGACGTGATGAAGCTGCAGATCCGCGTCGGCGAGAACGGCGTGATCGAAGACGCGAAGTTCAAGACCTACGGTTGCGGGTCGGCGATCGCGTCGAGTTCGCTCGTCACCGAGTGGGTGAAGGGCAAGACGCTCGACGAGGCGCTCGCGATCAAGAACACGCAGATCGCCGAGGAACTCGCGCTGCCGCCCGTGAAGATCCACTGCTCGATCCTCGCGGAAGACGCGATCAAGGCGGCCGTGGCCGACTACAAGAAGCGCCACGAAATGGCCGAAGACGGCAAGGCCGCCGCGTAAGCGGCCGCGGGTTCGACGGACGGCGGATTGGGGTTTGGACGCATGACGCACGAAGCCGGCTTCGTGCGAAGAAGGACATTTATGGCTATCACACTGACCGAAAAGGCTGCGCAACATGTGCAGAAGTATCTGACGCGGCGCGGCAAGGGGCTGGGCCTGCGGCTCGGCGTGCGCACGACCGGCTGCTCGGGCCTTGCGTACAAGCTCGAGTACGTCGACGAGCTCGCCCCCGAGGATCAGATGTTCGAAAGCCACGGCGTGAAGGTCTTCGTCGATCCGAAAAGTCTTGCGTACATCGACGGCACGGAGCTCGACTTCGCGCGCGAAGGGTTGAACGAGGGGTTCAGGTTCAACAACCCAAACGTGAAGGACGAGTGCGGCTGCGGCGAATCGTTCCGCGTGTGACGGCGCTCCGCGCGAGGCGGGCAAGAGGCGGCGCGGGCCGCCTTTTTAATGGGCGGCACTTCGGTCGACGTCGTGCCGCAGTCGACAACGAGTTGAGCGCGAGAGCGACTACGCGATGGTTTCGCTGAAGGACAGCCACTTCGATCTCTTTCATTTGCCGGCGCAATTCGCGCTCGACGAGCCCACGCTCGACGCCGCGTACCGCGCCGTGCAATCGCAGGTGCACCCGGATCGCTTCGCCGCGGCGGGCGACGCGCAAAAGCGCATCGCGATGCAATGGGCGACGCGCGCGAACGAGGCGTACCAGACGCTGCGCGATCCGCTCAAGCGGGCGACGTACCTGCTGCATCTGCGCGGCGTCGACGTCGGCGCGGAGGACAACACGGCGATGGAGCCGGCGTTCCTGATGCAGCAGATGGAGTGGCGCGAGCGCATCGAGGATGCGGCGGCCGCGAAGAACGTCGGCGAGCTCGACGCGCTCCTCGCCGAATTGCGCGACGATCGGCGCGCGCGCCTCGCGAAGCTGGGCGCGCTGCTCGACAGCGGCTCGGACCAGGGCGCGGCCGAGGCCGTGCGGCAACTGATGTTCGTCGAGCGCGTGTCGGCCGAGATCGGCGCTCAGATCGAGCGCCTCGAACACTAACCGCGCGCGTGACGCACGCGATGCAAGCGGGGCTTCGGCCCTTATCGAACACACAGAGATGGCTTTACTGCAAATTTCCGAACCCGGCATGGCGCCTGCGCCGCATCAGCGGCGCCTCGCCGTCGGCATCGACCTCGGCACGACGAATTCGCTCGTCGCAGCGGTGCGCAACAGCATTCCGGAAGCGCTGCCCGACGACGCGGGCCGCGTGCTGCTGCCGTCCGTCGTCCGCTATCTGGAGAAGGGTGGCCGCCGGATCGGTCATGCCGCGAAGGAAGAGGCGGCGATCGACCCGCGCAACACGATCGTGTCGGTCAAGCGCTTCATGGGGCGCGGCAAGGCGGAAGTCGAGGGCGCGGCGAACGCGCCGTACGAATTCGTCGACGCGCCCGGCATGGTGCAGATCCGCACGGTCGACGGCGTGAAGAGCCCGGTCGAGGTATCGGCGGAAATTCTCGCGACGCTGCGGCAACGCGCCGAGGATTCGCTCGGCGACGACCTAGTCGGCGCAGTGATCACGGTGCCCGCGTATTTCGACGATGCGCAGCGCCAGGCGACGAAGGACGCCGCGCGGCTCGCGGGCCTGAACGTGCTGCGCCTGTTGAACGAGCCGACCGCGGCCGCGATCGCGTATGGGCTCGACAACGGCGCTGAGGGCCTCTACGCGGTCTACGACCTCGGCGGCGGCACGTTCGATCTGTCGATCCTGAAGCTCACGAAGGGCGTGTTCGAGGTGCTGGCGGCGGGCGGCGATTCCGCGCTCGGCGGCGACGATTTCGATCACCTGCTGTTCGCGCACGTGCTCGCGCAGGCCGGCCTCGACGCGGCCGCGCTCGCGCCCGAGGACGTGCGCCTGCTGCTCGATCGCGTGCGCGGCGCGAAGGAGGCGCTGTCGGCCGCGCAGCAGGCGCGCCTCGACGTGAAGCTGTCGACGGGCGAAAAGCTCGCGCAGACGATCACGCGCGACGCGTTCGCCGCGCTCGTCGAGCCGCTCGTGCAGCGCACGCTTGCGCCCACCCGCAAGGCGCTGCGCGACGCGCAGGTGAGCGCGGCCGACATCAAGGGCGTCGTGCTCGTCGGCGGCGCGACGCGCATGCCGGTGATCCGGGACGCGGTCGCGAAGCATTTCGGCCAGCCGCCGCTCGTCAATCTCGATCCGGACCAGGTCGTGGCGCTCGGCGCGGCGATCCAGGCGGATCTGCTCGCGGGCAACCGCAGCGGCGGCGACGACTGGCTGCTGCTCGACGTGATTCCGCTGTCGCTCGGCGTCGAGACGATGGGCGGCCTTGTCGAGAAGATCATTCCGCGCAACTCGACGATTCCCGTCGCGCGCGCGCAGGAATTCACGACGTTCAAGGACGGCCAGACCGCAATGGCGATCCACGTCGTGCAGGGCGAGCGCGAGCTCGTCGCCGATTGCCGGTCGCTCGCGCGCTTCGAGCTGCGCGGCATTCCGCCGATGGCGGCGGGCGCCGCGCGGATTCGCGTGACCTATCAGGTCGACGCGGACGGTCTGCTGTCGGTGTTCGCGCGCGAGCAGCACTCGGGCGTCGAGGCGTCGGTCGTCGTGAAGCCGTCGTACGGCCTCGGCGACGACGACATTGCGCGCATGCTCGAAGACAGCTTCAAGACGGCCGAAGTCGACATGCGCGCGCGCGCGCTGCGCGAGGCGCAGGTCGAGGCGCAGCGCCTCGTCGAGGCGACGGAGGCGGCGCTCGCCGCCGACGGGGATCTGCTCGACGTGAGCGAGCGTGCGATGGTCGACGGACTCGTCGCGTCGCTGCGCGCGGCCGCGCCGGGCGACGATGCGAATGTGATCGACGCGGCGACGAAGGCGCTCGCCGAGGGTACCGACGAATTCGCCGCGCGCCGGATGGACAAGAGCATCAAGCGGGCGCTCGCCGGCCGCAAGCTCGACGAGATCTGAATGCGAACCGCGCCGTGCGGCCGACCGGCCGCCAGCGCGGCGATGGACGGCGCGGCAGCGGGCCGCGCACTGGTTGAACGAACGGAACGAACATGCCTCAACTCGTAGTACTGCCGCACGTCGAATTGTGCCCGGACGGCGCGGTGATCGACGCCGTGCCCGGCAAGAGCATCTGCGACAACCTGCTCGACAACGGTGTGGAGATCGAGCATGCGTGCGAGAAGTCGTGCGCGTGCACGACGTGCCACGTGATCATTCGCGAAGGCTTCAACGAGCTCGAGCCGTCCGAGGAGGACGAGGACGATCTGCTCGACAAGGCGTGGGGCCTCGAGCCGACGTCGCGCCTGTCGTGCCAGGCGATCGTGAAGGAGGGCGTGGATCTGGTCGTCGAGATTCCGAAGTACTCGATCAACCACGCGAAGGAAAATCACTGACGACGAGGAGGTTCGACGATGAAATGGACCGATTCCCGCGAGATCGCGCTCGCGCTCGCGGACAAGCATCCGGATGTCGACCCGAAGCGGATCAATTTCGTCGATTTGCGGCAGTGGGTGCTGGAACTGGATGGCTTCGACGACGATCCGGGCCATTCGGGCGAGAAGATTCTCGAGGCGATCCAGGCGCACTGGCTCGACGAATCGGACTTCGACGACGAGGATTGACGCGGCGCATCCGGCCGCGCCGGCGCGGCAATGTCGCGGCGGGGTGACGATGCGGCGACGCGAAGCCTCCTGCAAGCGTTCGAAGGAAATTCAGGGAAAAACGGCTCGTGAAGCAATCACGAGCCGTTTTTTTGTGTCCGGCAGGCGGCGGGGCACGGAGGCCGCTCGCGTCACGCGCCGACGAGCGTGCCGTTCTCGATGCGCACGCGCTGGCCTTGGCCGAACGGCGGCGGGTTGTGGTACGTGAACGTGCGCGTCGAGCCGTCCTGCATCTGCACCTGAACCTGATAGTCGGTTTCGCTGCGGACCTGCTTCTCGACCGCGTTGCCGGCGAGACCGCCGCCCAGCGCGCCCAGGATCGTCATCGCGGTGCGGCCGTTGCCGCGGCCGAACTGGTTGCCGACGAGGCCGCCCGCGGCCGCGCCGCCGATCGCGCCGATCCCGGAGCTCGTGCCCGCCGTGCGCACCGGCACGATCGCGGCGACGGTGCCGCAGCTCG contains:
- the iscA gene encoding iron-sulfur cluster assembly protein IscA: MAITLTEKAAQHVQKYLTRRGKGLGLRLGVRTTGCSGLAYKLEYVDELAPEDQMFESHGVKVFVDPKSLAYIDGTELDFAREGLNEGFRFNNPNVKDECGCGESFRV
- a CDS encoding IscS subfamily cysteine desulfurase, with product MNNEIPHLPIYMDYSATTPVDPRVVDKMVPYLREQFGNPASRSHAYGWDAERAVEEAREQVAALVNADPREIIWTSGATESDNLAIKGAAHFYQGKGKHIVTVKTEHKAVLDTCRELEREGFEVTYLDVKDDGLVDLDVLKAALRPDTILVSVMHVNNEIGVIQDIGTIGEICREKGIIFHVDAAQATGKVEIDLAKLKVDLMSFSAHKTYGPKGIGALYVRRKPRVRIEAQMHGGGHERGMRSGTLPTHQIVGMGEAFRIAREEMATENERIRMLRDKLLRGLSEIDETYVNGDLEQRIPHNLNISFNFVEGESLIMAIKDVAVSSGSACTSASLEPSYVLRALGRNDELAHSSIRFTVGRFTTEQEVDYVIDLLKSKIAKLRDLSPLWEMHQEGIDLSTIEWAAH
- the hscA gene encoding Fe-S protein assembly chaperone HscA — encoded protein: MALLQISEPGMAPAPHQRRLAVGIDLGTTNSLVAAVRNSIPEALPDDAGRVLLPSVVRYLEKGGRRIGHAAKEEAAIDPRNTIVSVKRFMGRGKAEVEGAANAPYEFVDAPGMVQIRTVDGVKSPVEVSAEILATLRQRAEDSLGDDLVGAVITVPAYFDDAQRQATKDAARLAGLNVLRLLNEPTAAAIAYGLDNGAEGLYAVYDLGGGTFDLSILKLTKGVFEVLAAGGDSALGGDDFDHLLFAHVLAQAGLDAAALAPEDVRLLLDRVRGAKEALSAAQQARLDVKLSTGEKLAQTITRDAFAALVEPLVQRTLAPTRKALRDAQVSAADIKGVVLVGGATRMPVIRDAVAKHFGQPPLVNLDPDQVVALGAAIQADLLAGNRSGGDDWLLLDVIPLSLGVETMGGLVEKIIPRNSTIPVARAQEFTTFKDGQTAMAIHVVQGERELVADCRSLARFELRGIPPMAAGAARIRVTYQVDADGLLSVFAREQHSGVEASVVVKPSYGLGDDDIARMLEDSFKTAEVDMRARALREAQVEAQRLVEATEAALAADGDLLDVSERAMVDGLVASLRAAAPGDDANVIDAATKALAEGTDEFAARRMDKSIKRALAGRKLDEI
- the hscB gene encoding Fe-S protein assembly co-chaperone HscB codes for the protein MVSLKDSHFDLFHLPAQFALDEPTLDAAYRAVQSQVHPDRFAAAGDAQKRIAMQWATRANEAYQTLRDPLKRATYLLHLRGVDVGAEDNTAMEPAFLMQQMEWRERIEDAAAAKNVGELDALLAELRDDRRARLAKLGALLDSGSDQGAAEAVRQLMFVERVSAEIGAQIERLEH
- the fdx gene encoding ISC system 2Fe-2S type ferredoxin, which encodes MPQLVVLPHVELCPDGAVIDAVPGKSICDNLLDNGVEIEHACEKSCACTTCHVIIREGFNELEPSEEDEDDLLDKAWGLEPTSRLSCQAIVKEGVDLVVEIPKYSINHAKENH
- the iscU gene encoding Fe-S cluster assembly scaffold IscU; amino-acid sequence: MSYSNKVLDHYENPRNVGSFAKDDEAVGTGMVGAPACGDVMKLQIRVGENGVIEDAKFKTYGCGSAIASSSLVTEWVKGKTLDEALAIKNTQIAEELALPPVKIHCSILAEDAIKAAVADYKKRHEMAEDGKAAA
- the iscX gene encoding Fe-S cluster assembly protein IscX translates to MKWTDSREIALALADKHPDVDPKRINFVDLRQWVLELDGFDDDPGHSGEKILEAIQAHWLDESDFDDED